In Leishmania mexicana MHOM/GT/2001/U1103 complete genome, chromosome 20, one genomic interval encodes:
- a CDS encoding phosphopantetheinyl transferase-like protein — protein sequence MAKLLVANASAWQPSPEQFSSAVEQLHKEDSVRRAIESARASATRQGSKHPNPENKARLLARHLLLCELTDSGNTQANRQLCKRDVRLPISAFGKPLTAPYQDGNYSVTHVAEWVCCAHSTAAPLGVDVAAVHPQESATFSLCLSNEELAQAEAVPRKQWPSLFALFWTLKEAVLKALGLGLSTRLQMCDICLDSVKLENLSVLPNVEPASIYTAPKHRLMVSLQGNTKQPWACSCFMLPGDPPHILSVVLREELMNGIIEVMFVSPQTALRN from the coding sequence ATGGCGAAACTCCTCGTAGCAAACGCTAGCGCCTGGCAACCTTCACCGGAACAAttcagcagcgctgtcgagcagctgcacaaaGAAGATTCCGTTCGCCGCGCAATCGAGTCGGCGCGGGCTTCCGCCACGCGCCAAGGTTCAAAGCATCCGAATCCAGAAAACAAAGCACGCCTCCTGGCCAGGCATCTCCTCCTGTGCGAGCTAACCGATTCTGGAAACACGCAAGCCAACCGTCAGCTTTGCAAGAGAGACGTACGTCTTCCTATCTCAGCATTTGGAAAGCCACTCACGGCACCGTACCAAGACGGAAATTACAGTGTCACACACGTGGCCGAGTGGGTGTGCTGCGCCCACTCAACGGCCGCTCCTCTCGGAGTTGACGTGGCCGCTGTACATCCTCAAGAGAGCGCCACATTTTCGCTTTGCTTGTCAAACGAAGAGCTTGCACAAGCAGAAGCGGTACCGCGCAAGCAGTGGCCGTCTCTCTTTGCGCTTTTCTGGACTTTAAAGGAAGCTGTGTTAAAGGCCCTCGGCTTGGGCCTCTCGACAAGGCTGCAAATGTGCGATATCTGCCTTGACAGCGTCAAGCTAGAAAACCTATCGGTCCTTCCAAACGTGGAACCGGCGTCCATTTACACTGCACCAAAGCACCGTCTGATGGTCTCACTGCAGGGTAACACTAAGCAGCCGTGGGCTTGCTCGTGTTTCATGCTCCCCGGAGACCCTCCTCACATTTTGTCAGTGGTCCTTCGGGAAGAGTTGATGAACGGTATCATTGAGGTAATGTTTGTGTCTCCTCAAACTGCGCTCCGGAATTAG
- a CDS encoding cytochrome c oxidase assembly factor-like protein, with protein sequence MNWYENRKLEKPELAPEFQSMQSVSLKPKAQLGGPFRLRESRTGKYITNEELFQNKWTLLYFGFSKCSEICPSTLRFISEVMKACDAEYGSDAKLAAEEKNLQAVFLSIDFIRDKPDVIEQFVRKYDPRVRGLCGTREEVEAAARAWRVYYSSVDETDEERNAREAAGVAAPQIDDTYQFDHSSAIYLVGPDGKMKDFFFKEMGLKDTVSRIGIHYSDVYGFSDTRQAPRP encoded by the coding sequence ATGAACTGGTATGAAAACCGTAAACTGGAGAAACCAGAGCTCGCTCCGGAGTTTCAGTCCATGCAGTCAGTATCCCTAAAGCCAAAAGCCCAGCTTGGTGGACCGTTTCGATTGCGGGAGAGCCGAACCGGGAAGTACATAACCAATGAAGAACTCTTCCAGAACAAGTGGACACTGCTGTATTTTGGTTTTTCCAAGTGTTCTGAGATTTGCCCCAGCACGCTAAGGTTTATCTCCGAGGTGATGAAAGCCTGCGATGCGGAATACGGCTCCGACGCAAAGCTGGCCGCAGAAGAAAAGAATCTCCAGGCCGTTTTCCTTAGTATTGATTTTATTCGCGACAAGCCGGATGTCATCGAGCAGTTTGTACGCAAATACGATCCGCGTGTTCGCGGACTGTGCGGGACACGGGAGGAGGTAGAGGCGGCTGCACGCGCTTGGAGGGTTTACTACTCGTCTGTGGACGAAACCGATGAGGAGCGCAACGCTCGCGAGGCGGCcggtgtggcggcgccacaAATTGACGACACTTATCAGTTCGatcacagcagcgccatttACCTGGTGGGGCCAGACGGCAAAATGAAGGACTTTTTCTTTAAGGAAATGGGGCTCAAAGATACGGTAAGCCGAATCGGAATTCATTACAGTGACGTTTACGGCTTCAGTGATACCCGCCAGGCTCCGAGGCCGTGA